From the Lysobacter soyae genome, the window GGCCTCATGATGAACGTGCACCACGCGACCGTCCGCCTGTACATCAATAATGCCGATGCCCGTGCGTTGTGATCCCGGATCGATGCCTAGGATGCGTGTCACGTATCAGGCCGGCAGTTCCGCATTGCTATGGACCGACTGCACGTCATCCAGGTCGTTCAAAAACGCCAGCAATTTTTGAACTTTTTCCGCCGTTTCGCCATCCACCGCAATGTCGTTGTCGGCACGCAAGGTAATTTCGGCATAGCCCGGCGCCAAACCGGCGGCTTCCATGGCGGCCTTGACGTCATTGAACGCATCAGGCGAGGTCAGCACGTCAATCGCGCCATCTTCCGGATACACCACGATGTCGTCGGCACCCGCTTCAATCGCCGCTTCGGTGACGGCATCTTCATCAGCGCCGGCGTCGTAACTCAGCACGCCCAATTTCTTGAACATGAAAGCGACGGAACCTTCGGTGCCCATGTTGCCGCCGAACTTGCCGAATGCGTGCCGCACTTCGGCCACCGTGCGTACACGATTGTCGGTGAGGCAGTCGACGATCACAGCAACGCCGCCGGGCGCATAGCCTTCGTAACGGATTTCTTCGTATTCGACGCCTTCCAATTCGCCCGACGCTTTCTTGATGGCGCGCTCGATCACGTCTTTCGACATGTTGACGCTCAAGCCTTTGTCGATGGCGGTGCGCAAGCGCGGATTGCCACCGGGATCGCTGCCCGCGGTGCGCGTGGCAACCGAAATCTCACGGATGATCTTGGTGAAAATTTTGCCGCGTTGTGCATCTACGGCGTTCTTGCGCGACTCGATCGAAGGACCACGACCCATGGGGTAACCAGACTAGTTGGGAATCCGGAGATTTTACGCGATTGCGCTTCAAGCCAAGGGCTTGCGCAGGATAAATTCCAGATCGTTGGTTTCGCCGACCGGATAGAGATAGT encodes:
- a CDS encoding YebC/PmpR family DNA-binding transcriptional regulator yields the protein MGRGPSIESRKNAVDAQRGKIFTKIIREISVATRTAGSDPGGNPRLRTAIDKGLSVNMSKDVIERAIKKASGELEGVEYEEIRYEGYAPGGVAVIVDCLTDNRVRTVAEVRHAFGKFGGNMGTEGSVAFMFKKLGVLSYDAGADEDAVTEAAIEAGADDIVVYPEDGAIDVLTSPDAFNDVKAAMEAAGLAPGYAEITLRADNDIAVDGETAEKVQKLLAFLNDLDDVQSVHSNAELPA